The genomic region AATAAAAGAACAGGATGAAAAAATTAAAAAATTAGAAGAAAAAGTAAATAAATTACTTGAGATTAAATAATAAAATAAAAGAATTTATTACAAATGAACTACAGCCAAAATCTTGGATATAAGATAGAAACTGTAGTTCAATTTTTTTCTATCAATGCCATTTATTATATTGGTTTTAAAACAAAAAAATATTCAAAATATTGACAAAATTACAATAAAAAGATATAATTCGTCTATGTAAAGTTAAAAAAAATTGATAGGAGGAGAGAGTTTGAATAAGAATTTTCAAAAAATTGAAAAAGATTTACGTTCTATTGCAAAGAGATACAAGAGTGTAAAATATTCAATAGGATTAGTAATTCTATTTTTAATGATGGGATTAAATGCATTTTCAGAAGAAGTAAATACAAGTACAAAAACAAATGTAAGTAATCCTGTTGAAACAGTAGCAACAAGAGAAGGGATAAAAGATTCCGTAGAAGGTTTACAAGGAAAAATAAGGGATGCAAGGGCAGAAAATGTAAAATCTATAGAATTACTAAGATTGGAATTAATTCAATTGATGGAACAAGGTAATCAAGTAGTAAAATCTCCTTGGTCATCATGGCAATTTGGAATAAATTATACATATAATAATTTTAGAGGAACATATAAAGGAAAAGGAGATAAACCACCTAAATATGTTTATGAAAATATTTATAGAAGAGGAAACTGGGAAGAAAGAAATGCCATAGATACAATTGCAGGGAAAACTGTAGATGGTGCTCCTATAACTCCAGGAAATGAAAATACAAGTACTTGGCAAACAGCAACAACATCATCAGGAGTTGTAAAATTAAAAAGAGATACTTCAATAGATGCATCAACAAATGGTAAAAGAGAATGGGGACTTGTTGAGCTTAGAAAGATAAGAGAACCACTTAATGAAGTAGAAATATTTGCAAATGTTTCACCAAAAGAAGTTAAAAAAGATAAGTTGGATATACCTGTTTCAGTAACACCTCCAGCTACACTATCTGCACCAGTTGTAAAACCAAATGTAAATAAACCAACTGAGGCACCAAAAGTAGACTTACCAGATCCACCAGTATTAGAAATACCAGGTGATCCTAATTTAAGTTTTAATCCAACTATATCTGTGTTAAAAGTAGAAAAAGTTGGAACTATTACTGTAAATCCACCTAGTGTAACACCAGTAGATTTTGCTTTAACCGCTGGAGGAATGCCTGGATCAGCAACTACATTTGGTACTTATTATGGAGGTACACATAATCAGACATCATATAAAGGAACTCTTGATGGTAATAAAACTACACATAGCACACATAATGTAACAGCTAATAACTATATAGCAACTTGGAATGTTCAGTCTAAAGAAACAATTTTTAAATATTTAGATGTAAATGTAACAATAGCAAATACAAGAGCATTTATGGTGGATGAAGGTCGTTTTGCTGGAGGAGATAAGTTTATCTTTGATGGCGGAATTATAAAATTAAAAAATTCTAAAAATGTTGGTATAGATGTCCAAGGTACACATGGAGGAAGTAAAGAAAGTATTTACCAAATGTCAGTATATAATCAAGGGACTATTATAGGAGAAGGAAATAGTAATACAGAACATGCAGGAATTTCATTTAACAACTTTGATGCTTCAGATGACTATACTAGGGTATTTTTGTCTAATGAAGGAAAAGGAACTATAACAATGAATGCTCCTACAAGTGCAGCTATGATGCTTCGTCCAGAGGTAAATACTGATATATATAATAATGATGGTGGAGTGAATATGCAATTTGCTCAAAATACAAGTTCTATTACTTTGAATGCAAGAAACAATGTTGGAATAACAGTAGTAAAAAATCCAAATAATACTGGTTATAATAAAACTAAATTTGGTATTACAGTTCCAGTAGGCGGTTTACTTGCTAGTAGAGCTGATGAGGCAAATAGAAGTGGTATTTTAAATACAGGAACAATAGATATTCATGGAGATGATTCAGCTGGTATTAGTATACTAAATGGTATTCAAGAGGTTAAAGTAAATGGAGCTATTAATATAGGAGTAGGAACAATATCAACTGATTCTAAGACTAAAGATGGAGCGAGTGATACCCTTGCAAATAGAGCATCAGGAGGAACAGTTGGTAAAGTTGAAGGTTCTGTTGGAGTATATACAGAAGAAGCAACTAGACCTGTAAGAGGTAGAGAATATACTTATGATACAGATGGAAATGCAACATTAGTAACTAGTTATTATGATGATCATGGTCGTGAAAATACAAAAGAGACAACTAGTACTTTTACAAATAGTAAAGGAGAAACAAAAACTAGACATACAGGAGTAACAATAGGAACTGAAACAGTTGAAGTTGGTGGAACAGTAACTTTAGGAGCAAATTCAACAGATAGTTTTGGACTTAGAAATAAAGCAAGTGGAAGTATTACTTTAGTAAGTGGTGGAACAGTAGTAGTAGAAGGTGAAAAGAACTATGGAGCTCTTTCAAAAGGAGAAGTTTACCAAAGGCAAGTTAGAACAGTTGCTGGTAAAGATTATACAGGAGTTCAAGAAATAGCAAAAATTGATATAAATTCTGGTGCAAAAATAACAGTTACAGGTAAAAAATCTATAGGTTATGCTATGTTATCAGGAGAAGGTACAAATGCAGGAACAATAGAAGTTACAGGTAATAACTCTCCAGCAACAGGTTCTACAACTTATGAAGGTAGCTTAGGTTTCTATGGTGAAAATGGTAAATTTATTAATAGAGGACTTATAGATACAAAAGGAGTATTAGCTCATTCAGTTGTTGTTAAAAATACTGGTATGACATTTAATCATGAGGGAACTGTAAAAGTAGATTCTCCTAATACAGCTAAAGGAAATATTGGAGTATTTTCAGATGGAAATGCAACAGTAAACTTTTACAATAATTCAAATGTTTTTGTAGGAGCAAATTCTGTTGGAATATATTCAGCTGATGAAGCTAAATTTAATACTACTTTTAAAAATCATGGAAATGTAAATATAAAAATAGGTGCAGATTCAACTTTTGCATATTTAGATGGAGCAGCAACAACTACATTAAAAGAATTCTTTAATTTAAATCCTGCAAAAGTAACTATTGTAGAAAATATGGGAGCAAATTCTAGTTTAGTTTATGCTAATAATCAAGCAAATGCTTTATTAGATGCGGACTTAACAATAGATAAAGGAGATGCAGCAGCCTCGACTATAGCATTACTGGCTACAAATAAATCTTCAGTGACTGTTGATACTGGGAAAAAATTAACAACAAATACACAAGTTGCCTTAGCAGCAGTTAATGCGACAACTACAGCAGGTAATGGTTCTACAGCTGAAAATAAAGGAGCAATAGTTTCAAATAGAACAAATGATGGTATAGGTATCTATTCAAAAGATGGTGGAAGTAAAGCCATAAATGATGGAACTATTACTATGATGGGTAAAAAAGCTGCAGGTATGTATGGAGAAGATATTACTACATTTGAAAATAAGGCTGGAAAGTCAGTAGAAGTACAAGAAGAAGAATCAGTTGGAATGTATGCTAAAGTAACAGGAACAAATACTTTAACAGCTCAAAATAATGGTAAAATAATAACTAATAAACAAAAATCTGTAGGTATATACTTAAAAAATGATACAACAGGTCCTGTAATAGCTAAATTAACAGCTTCTAACAATGAGATAGAAATTAAAGGTGGAACAGAGTCAATAGGAATTTATGCTCCAGCTTCAACAGTTTCTAAAGTTGGAAAAATAACAATGGCAGATGGTGTAAAAAAATCTATAGGTGTATATCTTTCTAAAGGAGCTCAAGCAACTACTGTTGCTACAGATGAAGTAAATCTAGGGCTATCTGGAAAAAATATAGCTTACTATATAAAAAATGAAAATACAGGTTTTGGAGCAAGTACAGTTATAGGAAAAGTTTCTGGTTATGGAGTAGGAGTATATTTAGAAGGAACTTCTACATCAGATGTAGCTAAATTAATAGCTACTTCTCCTGATTTAGATTTCACAAAAGGTACAACATCTGGAAATGGAATTGTAGGTTTATACTTAAAAGGAGATACAGATATATCTGCTTATAACCAAACAATTACTGTAGGTAACACAGTAGTAGATAAAGATGGTAATGACATAGCTCCAGCAATTGGAATTTATAGTGAAAAGCAAGGAACTAGTCTTTCTGCACCATATACTATTAAGGCAAATATAAAAACAGGTACAAAAGCAGTTGGTGTTTTCAGTGCTAAAGGAACAAACAAGAGTTATATAAAATATGAAGGAACACAAATGGATCTTGGAGAAAGATCAACAGGATTCTATGTAAATGGTGGAACAGAATTAGCTTCACCAACTATTAATCTAAATGGTGGATTAGTAGCTTATGTTACTGAAAATTCTACATTTAAGGGTGGAACTGCTACTATTAACCTAACAAAATCAGGTATTGGAGTTTATGGTGAAAAAGGAGCTGTAGTTAATGTAGGTACTTGGACATTTAATAACAATGGTAATGCTGCTGAAGAAATTAGACTTAAAGAAGGTCAAGCTAAAGTAACAACAGATAAGAGTTTAAAACCTAAGATGGTATTAACTCATGTAATTAATGGAGAAACATATTTAGATACTGGAAAAACAGTAACTGCTGTACCAGATGCTCCTCATGTACAAGAAGAAAATATAGGGCTTATGGCTCAAGGAGTTAAAGCTACAACAGCTCCAGCAAATATAGTAGCAACAGGTGGTTGGAAAGAAGCTAATTATGAAGTAACAAACTATGGAACTATAGATTTTACTACTTCTATAAAATCTACAGCTATCTATGCTGAGTCAGCTAGAGTTAAAAATGATGGTACTATAAAACTAGGAGAATCATCAACAGGAATCTATGGAGTGTATAGAGCAGATACAGATTCATTGACAGGAGTAACTAATACAGTAAAAGTAGATACAACAGCAAATTCTAGTATAAGTTTAGGAAAAGGTTCAACAGGAATGTATTTAGTAAATGCTGAAAATCTAAATACTGCAGCTGGAGGAACTATTCAATCTGCTACAGGTGCAACAAACAATGTTGGTATCTATGCAATAAATGGAAAAGTTGATGTTCCTACTACAGGAACTTCAGCAGAAATAGCAGAAGCTAATGCATATAATAATAAAAATACTAACTTTAAATCATTAACTATGGATAATAAATCAAATATTACTTTAGGTAATGGTTCAGTTGGAATTTATACTAGAGGACAATCTGACACAGTTAGAAATACTGTAAAAAATGATGGAAATATTACAGTAGGTGATACTTTAACAGGAGCACCAGCAGTTGGAATCTATGCAGAAAATACTAATTTAACTCAAGGAGATACTGGAACACCTGATATTACAGTAGGAGAAAAAGGTATAGCTTTTTATGGAAAAAATAGTACAGTAACAGCAAAAGGTACAGTTAATTATAGTAATAAAGGTATCCTAGGATATTTTGAAAAGAGCATTTTCACTTCTCACTATGGAGATCTAACTGCTCATCAAAATACTATATTATTCTTGAAAAATAGTACTGCAAATATGAATGGGGCAGGGGCTGATATAGATATAACTGTTCCTGATAAGGCTGCAACAAGTGATCCATTTGCAGGACTATATGTTGAAGGTACATCAGTATTAAATGGAGTTAAAAAGATAATAGTTGGAGAAAACTCTAATGGTATCTTCATGAAAAATGCTACTTTCACTTCAAATGTAACTGATATAGAAAGTACAAAAGAAGGTGCTAAAGGATTATTAGCAGTAGAGTCTGATTTAACTAATAACAGTAAAATTACTTTAAGTGGAGATAGCTCAATAGGAATATACTCTGATGCAAGCAGCACTAAGACTGTTACTAATAATGGAAAATTAACTATATCAGGTAAAAAGACTTTAGGAGCGTTCTTAAAAGGAAGTCAAACATTTATAAATACAGCTGATATAGATGTAGCTGATACAACATCTTCAGTTCCAGCAGAAAAAACAGTTGGAATCTACACTAAAGATGGAACATCAACTATAAAACACAACTCTGGTACAATAAATGTTGGTGAAAAATCTATAGGTATCTTCTCAGCAACAAATTCTGGTGTTGAAGTAGATACTTTAGCAAAAATAAATGTAAAAGATGAAGCAATAGGAATTTATAAAGAAAAAGGAACAGCTCTTCTAAAAGGAGAAATAGATGTAGCTGCTCATACAAGTGCTGTAGTAAACAGTGAGCCTGTTGGACTTTATGGAC from Fusobacterium periodonticum ATCC 33693 harbors:
- a CDS encoding autotransporter-associated N-terminal domain-containing protein encodes the protein MNKNFQKIEKDLRSIAKRYKSVKYSIGLVILFLMMGLNAFSEEVNTSTKTNVSNPVETVATREGIKDSVEGLQGKIRDARAENVKSIELLRLELIQLMEQGNQVVKSPWSSWQFGINYTYNNFRGTYKGKGDKPPKYVYENIYRRGNWEERNAIDTIAGKTVDGAPITPGNENTSTWQTATTSSGVVKLKRDTSIDASTNGKREWGLVELRKIREPLNEVEIFANVSPKEVKKDKLDIPVSVTPPATLSAPVVKPNVNKPTEAPKVDLPDPPVLEIPGDPNLSFNPTISVLKVEKVGTITVNPPSVTPVDFALTAGGMPGSATTFGTYYGGTHNQTSYKGTLDGNKTTHSTHNVTANNYIATWNVQSKETIFKYLDVNVTIANTRAFMVDEGRFAGGDKFIFDGGIIKLKNSKNVGIDVQGTHGGSKESIYQMSVYNQGTIIGEGNSNTEHAGISFNNFDASDDYTRVFLSNEGKGTITMNAPTSAAMMLRPEVNTDIYNNDGGVNMQFAQNTSSITLNARNNVGITVVKNPNNTGYNKTKFGITVPVGGLLASRADEANRSGILNTGTIDIHGDDSAGISILNGIQEVKVNGAINIGVGTISTDSKTKDGASDTLANRASGGTVGKVEGSVGVYTEEATRPVRGREYTYDTDGNATLVTSYYDDHGRENTKETTSTFTNSKGETKTRHTGVTIGTETVEVGGTVTLGANSTDSFGLRNKASGSITLVSGGTVVVEGEKNYGALSKGEVYQRQVRTVAGKDYTGVQEIAKIDINSGAKITVTGKKSIGYAMLSGEGTNAGTIEVTGNNSPATGSTTYEGSLGFYGENGKFINRGLIDTKGVLAHSVVVKNTGMTFNHEGTVKVDSPNTAKGNIGVFSDGNATVNFYNNSNVFVGANSVGIYSADEAKFNTTFKNHGNVNIKIGADSTFAYLDGAATTTLKEFFNLNPAKVTIVENMGANSSLVYANNQANALLDADLTIDKGDAAASTIALLATNKSSVTVDTGKKLTTNTQVALAAVNATTTAGNGSTAENKGAIVSNRTNDGIGIYSKDGGSKAINDGTITMMGKKAAGMYGEDITTFENKAGKSVEVQEEESVGMYAKVTGTNTLTAQNNGKIITNKQKSVGIYLKNDTTGPVIAKLTASNNEIEIKGGTESIGIYAPASTVSKVGKITMADGVKKSIGVYLSKGAQATTVATDEVNLGLSGKNIAYYIKNENTGFGASTVIGKVSGYGVGVYLEGTSTSDVAKLIATSPDLDFTKGTTSGNGIVGLYLKGDTDISAYNQTITVGNTVVDKDGNDIAPAIGIYSEKQGTSLSAPYTIKANIKTGTKAVGVFSAKGTNKSYIKYEGTQMDLGERSTGFYVNGGTELASPTINLNGGLVAYVTENSTFKGGTATINLTKSGIGVYGEKGAVVNVGTWTFNNNGNAAEEIRLKEGQAKVTTDKSLKPKMVLTHVINGETYLDTGKTVTAVPDAPHVQEENIGLMAQGVKATTAPANIVATGGWKEANYEVTNYGTIDFTTSIKSTAIYAESARVKNDGTIKLGESSTGIYGVYRADTDSLTGVTNTVKVDTTANSSISLGKGSTGMYLVNAENLNTAAGGTIQSATGATNNVGIYAINGKVDVPTTGTSAEIAEANAYNNKNTNFKSLTMDNKSNITLGNGSVGIYTRGQSDTVRNTVKNDGNITVGDTLTGAPAVGIYAENTNLTQGDTGTPDITVGEKGIAFYGKNSTVTAKGTVNYSNKGILGYFEKSIFTSHYGDLTAHQNTILFLKNSTANMNGAGADIDITVPDKAATSDPFAGLYVEGTSVLNGVKKIIVGENSNGIFMKNATFTSNVTDIESTKEGAKGLLAVESDLTNNSKITLSGDSSIGIYSDASSTKTVTNNGKLTISGKKTLGAFLKGSQTFINTADIDVADTTSSVPAEKTVGIYTKDGTSTIKHNSGTINVGEKSIGIFSATNSGVEVDTLAKINVKDEAIGIYKEKGTALLKGEIDVAAHTSAVVNSEPVGLYGLNGASITDSASKITVGAKSFGFILENETTATTNQYTSTGAGTVSLGNDSVFLYSNGQASLTNGRDISSNSDRVIAFYIKGNGANRGNLTNNATIDFSNSMGSIGIYAPGGKATNNGRILVGKTDLDGSRATATDKIQSMIGVYVDEGAKFINYGDIRTADAYAGKDVGGTIKVNNNVSGLVGVAVMNGSTLENHGNIDIDANESLGVVIRGKSPTQPAVIKNYGNFRINVRGRGTYGVSYKDISAADLAALEAIVNSKLKSDATGQELVAAAGTDKSYEGVSITIQNGKPIFTRNGVTVSDAEVEKIEKIIGAATSNLGMSDVGFYIDTLGRTKPIDINGATPPINSQLIVGTEYSELTNRKEWFVKDDVIAPFLQQIQGRNFKLTSVAGSLTWMATPVIDNYGQIKGVAMTKIPYTSFVEKSHNAWNFADGLEQRYDMNALDSKEKRVFNLLNSIGKNEEVLLTQAYDEMMGHQYANVQQRIYETGNILNKEFSNLRNAWSNPTKDANKIKVFGTNGEYKTDTAGIIDYKYNAQGVAYVHEDESVKLGEATGWYAGIVHNKYKFQDIGKSKEEMLQGKVGMFKSVPFDDNNSLNWTISGDVFIGHNKMHRKFLVVNEIFNAKSRYYSYGMGIKNELSKEFRLTEGFVLKPYGALRLEYGRMAKIKEKTGEVKLEVKSNDYISIKPEVGTELSYRAFFGSKSLKAAVAVAYENELGKIGDPKNKARVAGTSADWFNIRGEKENRKGNVKTDLNIGVDNQRIGVTANVGYDTKGSNIRGGLGLRVIF